In Phragmites australis chromosome 18, lpPhrAust1.1, whole genome shotgun sequence, the genomic window ACACATCCATTCTAAATAGAAAATGGCAGCCACGAGTACATAGCTAGCATGGAGGGCAAGATTGTCTTTTCATATGGCAAAAACAgtatgaagaaaagaaaatcgaTTAAAAGGAGCTAAATGTCATAGAATCAAACTACACACTGTTTTTGGTGTCATTTTGATGAAGCCAACGTTTGAGATATCAAAACGTCGAAGTCAGTGTTGGTGATGTCAAAAGAGCAATTTTCTCTTCAGGAGGGGTTTGTGTTGGGTTTATGGTAATATTTCGAGCGAAAGCTGGCATTTTGGCTGGATTTCAAGTGTCATCGCTACTAAAGGTTGGGACTTTTGTACCATTCGGAATCTTCCGCGCCTAGTTGCCATTTTCTTAGTTCTTGTCTACTCAGATCGTTTGGAAACTAGGACATTGTAGAATGGGGACTATTTAGATCTTCATTTCAACCGACGGTTTTATAGGACGAGTAGAATGGCAAACTGTTGCAGATTGTTTCCCCTATGCCTTGTAGATTTCTCCTAAACCATTTTGATTAGCTTCGTACCAATTCAGGTACCTGAACAATGCAGTTGGCAAAATAATCTTCGATTCTTCTAAGAATTGTCTTATAGTGCCTACGTTgcttccattatctaaaaaaagtgCCCACGTTGCCTCCTGGCAGTTAAAAATTGAACCTTTGATAGGTACACAGCACACTAGTATTTTTCTCAATAATAATGGGCAGTTAAGTGATCAGACAACGTTGCCCGCATGGGACTTTCGTGCTCGTAGTGCTACCGCTTGCATGACCTTGATAGGTCCGAAATATTTTATCATCAGCTATAAAAAAGGTTCTTTTGTTCTAGTTCGCTAATTTCATCACAATGGACAGTTTATTAGGGGCTAATCTGAAACCAGGGCTGCATTTTCTTGACAGTTTACTATGTTTAAATGTACCATGGTTTTTAAAAAGTTCACTTTTTTGGGCAGCTTGGAGAAGATGGGGGCTCTTAACTGGGCCAAAGTGGTTCATGAGCACCAAGGGTGGCGCCTCATTAGCTGTATCTGGCTCCATGCTGGCTTAGTCCACCTGATTGTCAACATGCTAAGCTTGCTATTTATTGGAATCCGCCTTGAGCAACAGTTTGGGTTTGGTAAGCTTCATATTTTTGAACTTAATGGTCCATTTTATCATTATATCAGTATGTAAATCTTTTCCAGTTTGAGCACCTCGATTGACTACTTGACTTTTTGTTACTCGTCGTCGAACGTAAGTCAAGTCTTCGTTTGGGCGATGTACTTCCTGTTTTAAGCTTTGAAATTCTGCGCGCTGGTTCTGTCTTGGTACTTAAGTAGTTGTGGAGGTTTCTTTTCATGCCTTGATTTTGTGTTGGAATCACTGAGCTTGCTTTGCTACATACACCCTTTTATTAGCATTGCAGCATACAGTGGCAGAGCTTGGAGGAAATTTGAGAAGGGGCCAAAACATAATAGTACTTGCTTAAACAACTTGTTAAGGAGGGACTGGACTAGTATTTGCATGAAATTAAGAAGTAAAGTTAAGTACTTAATCAACAAAATTTCTGAAGTTGGCCATCATGATCCTTCACCACTGGCAACATAAGGCCATAGCTTCCATAAATCTGAGTATGACTTTGTTTCTTGGTATTCATTTAAGAAGTAATCTGGTCTACAGGTTCTTAGGGCTCATTTTCTTCGCATTTCGATGTGGATTTGAAAATATGTTATGTTTACCTCTGTCAAAGCCACTTGCATCCTGTTTTGGCGGCAGTCTAACACTTCGGTTTCCTCACTTGCAAGTGCGCATTGGGATCATCTACTTGGTATCTGGTTTTGGTGGCAGTGTGCTGTCTGCACTCTTCTTACGGAGTAACTACATCTCTGTTGGGGCCTCTGGGGCTTTGTTTGGCCTCCTTGGATCTATGCTTTCAGAGCTTATTATGAACTGGACTATCTATTCCAACAAGGTTAGCAGAAGGCATATTATATGTTTACTGTTTTgcttttattaattttttttttcatttttttgctAAGTTTCAGTGGATGCACTCTTGCAGGCAGCGGCGATCATAACTCTACTTTTTATAGTTGCAATTAATTTGGCCATTGGGATATTACCCCATGCTGATAATTTTGCCCACATTGGTGGATTTGCGTCTGGATTTCTTCTTGGATTTGTGCTGCTGGCAAGACCTCATTTTGGCTGGATGGAACGCAATGAGCTACCTCAGACTAATCAACCTCCAAAATACAAACTATACCAGTACGTCTTGTGGGTTGCTGCACTCCTCTTGCTGCTAGTTGGGTAAGTCTCACCAACTAAAGACAATCATGCATTCACACGCACTTTCTATAGTTCACATCTCACGACACATTGcgaagggaataaaaaaaaaatactccccTAGTGTCAAGCTATGTACTATTCTGAACTAATGCAATAGTTTAGATGAGTAATGAtgattcttttttattatgAGTCCAAACTTGAAGCCTGACAAAGGTGTCTTTATGACTCAGGTTTGTAATTATCTTGGTGATGCTCTTCAAGGGTAAGAATGGGAACGACAACTGCCATTGGTGCCAGTACCTGAACTGTGTACCGACATCGAGATGGAAATGCACCACTTAACTCTTCTGCGAAATATATGCCTCTTGACGGAACCATTTTTATGCTTGTGTGTTTGTGGAAATCTACTACAAATGTGTCCTCCAGCAGAACAGCTTGCACTTCTTGTGCCTGAATTATCTTCTCAATTGTAATTCGAGCTTGCAATTGTTGATTTCAGCGCAATTCTTATATAGATTTTCTCCAACATCAGACGCTGACTGCCGAACTGTATGAAATCATTCAGAGTAATCTGACTGACTTAAATTTTGAGGGCGTCCCAGCACCCCTTCAAGGGTAAGTCGAGTTTGAGGATTGCCAACATTCAAAAGCATATCTTGACATTCAACTTAAATGTTGTCTGAATTGAGGGTGATTAGGCCTACTCCTATCGGACTGGAAGAGAAAATGGAACAATTTCAACCAATCGCAAGggatgaagtaaaaaaaaaaaaaaaaaacccgctGCGTTTGCGTATCCAAGTTTGTCATTTTTTTTGAGACAAAATCCAAGCTAGTCATTATGGGAGTGTCAAATTCTCAGAAATTCATACACACTGCACTGCAGTTTGTTTGGGTGTACGATCATGCGTGATTTGTACATTTGCTCGGCAGCACAAACATCCGGTGCTTGGAGCCAAAAAAACAAgaagatattttcttgatttcaCTTGAGGTGCAACAAGGCATATACTCGACATGAGGATATGAATTCATAGCTATCTTGAACATCTATCATTCACATATAATATTTATCCATCTATTAATtatctaatatatttttttacacaaatctcaatataaataaatgatcatAATAAATTATATATCTATACGATTCAGTAGAATTTTCGTATCAAAGTGGCTACATACTTTCGGCCTCACCAAAACTTTCTTTTCGTGTCTCGTGAAGAAGACTCGATGCCTTTCTTTCATCTGGTTTCGTAAGAAGATGGAGGAAAGCGGTTGTAGAGGATTTTTTATGTCCATACCCCTACGCCTTTGCGCGACCGTGCTTGTTCACGGAGGGCAGGAGCGTCATTTTCTACACCTAATGGGCTCAGCGCGGCCCACGTGGAGGCGAAGCGGAGGAGGAATAAGAGCACCACATCGACAGCACTTGAATCAACACGCGCGGCTCCGTAGCTTCGCgactcctccacctcctcgccgtcgccgtcgccgtcgcgtcGCCGCGGAGCTCCTACCCAGgcaggcgccggcgcaggcgcaggcgccTCCCTCCATGGCGCGGCCGTCGCAGGAGGCGATCGACACCTTCGTCAGCATCACCGGCGCCGACGAGGCCGCCGCCGTCCGCGAGCTCGAGGTGACTACTCCAGCGCGCTCGATTCCCCTTCTCCCCCGGTACCCCATTGGACTCCGTGTTGTGGCCTCGTATGCTTGAGTATTCGTTACTTCGGGTTTCGGGTTAGGGTTCGGGGATCGGGTGGGTTAGGTAGTCTGATGGCGATGGCGGTGCGATGCGATGACGGATTGGTCGCGGGATGCGCGATTTGAGTCAGGGCTTCATGAGTATGCGGAGTCGCTTTACGGTGTGCTTAGAGTGGGCAACAAGGGCGGAATTCGAGTCTGTGGGAGTGTAATGCCTGCGAGGTTTTAGTGTTTTTGCTATGATAGACGTGTGCACTTAGTTCCTACCTTACATTTGTGGAGTGAATTGCTGAAATTTCACTAGATTAGAGTTGACAGAGAGGAGGGGGTGCCATGGATCTCATAAAACGGTACAACAGTGAAGTGTGAATCGCTTACTCGTTTACTGGGAGAACCAAGTTTGTTCATGTTAATCCCGTTAGGATGTTCATGTTCTGGACCGTCATACTGGTCGGATTTGGAGTAGTTGTGAGAGGAAAAAAGGCCTTTTTTGGATGTTTGGGTGATTGTTTATGTGGGGGAAGAACATTGTTGTCTACTAGATGGTTGAAACTTTGCGATTCGTTTTCGTGATTTTACCGCTTGATGTATGGGACACACAGGTTGTTATTGACGATTACTTCTTTCGTGAGGAACATTTTCAGTGGTAGTGTGTGTTGAGCAAGACATTTTTGGCTGGTACAGCAAATAAACAAGCCGCCTCATCCATCATCCATAGAGAGTGTGAACAAGTTTTTTTGGGTATTTGTTGCAATAGTCCTTGTGACTCATTGGTCCTGTTTGGGTTTGGAATGCAGCGTTGGAGGGCAGACTGAAACACTACATTATTTTCAAATTGTCGTAGTGGGTTGAGGTCCCTTTAGTGGATGCTAAATCAAAGAAGGCTGCAAGAGAAATAATTTGAAGTTTACCATCCACTTCACTTTTTCCAAGAAAAATGGATGCGCAAGTCTACTGTCTGTTTTAGGCCTTTCgctttattttccttttgaagCAACATTAGTATTATCGTGTTAGTTGATATGGGAGCTTAATAGGATTTGTACGTCCTAGTTATTCTGTACCTCTAATTTGTGGACATATCTGGAACCTAAGCAGATTTTTATCCCCTACCTTCGCCCATGTTCAACTTTTGCTCTTGTTGGTTGCATTGAGCATGGTTTCAGCATGGAACCTTCTGCAGATTTGTTTTGATCTGATGGTTTTAAACATAATGATTGCGATCTACAATCTGAATGAGTTATTtgtggcttattgatgacaatgAGCTCAAGTTCATGCATTTTTCATGTTTGTTTATCCAGTATCTCTGTAAAAAATATAGGAATTCACACAACCAGATATTTCTCAATCAATCCTTTTCCTTAGCCCTATCTGCTATTCTCcatattatctttttttctaaaatacacaGGAGAGCTATCCTCCATATTATCTAGGGTGCTGCTTTTATCCTTACTAATTTTAACTCAAATAGATTGAAATCTGGAGTGAAGCTTTTAAACATAATGATTGTTAAATGGAAATATCATTATACCTTTTGGACTCATATGTTGGCTACAATAGCTGACCAATTATTTTTACTCAGGAACATGGTGGTGACCTAAATGAAGCTGTGAATGCTTATTTTAATGAGGGAGATAGGACCAAGTATCTGTTCTGTTTCTCCTgtttgtttccttacttttatgtatTTGCTGTCCTGATACCCCTGCTGTTCCTTTTGAATATGACTGAGTTGCATGATTTTCAGCACCAGAATCAATCAGAATCCTGTACCTGCCAGTCACTATGATGATATGGACATAGATGAACCATTGTTTACCAGAACTTTCTTTCCTGGAAATTTGGGGAACCCTTTTGCACTTTTGGATCCTAATTTTGTTGACAGAGCTGCTGCCGGTATCTTTGGAGGGGGACCTCGGGTTACACACCCTAGGGAGGTGAGGCAGATACCTATTGAAGTTAAAGACAACAATACTCAAACAGGCAGTTCTGGTCAGGGTCCTGTTATTGAGGATGTTACTGGACGTGAATCTTTGTATGGTCCGGAGGTTCATGGGACTGTTATagttgaagatgatgaagacttGCCATCAGCACCATCTGCTCATGATCCTAATATCCCAAGCAACATTTCACGCCCAAACCATTCTGTGCCAAGTGCTCCTCCACTGGTTGATGTTAGTGACTATAACAATGATATAGAAGAGGAGATGATCCGTGCAGCAATTGAAGCTTCAAAAAGGGAGGCTGAAGGAATGGCACATGTATGCTTTTGATTATTGGATTTCTCAATTTCCCAACAGTTTAAACACTCGTTTGAGCAAAATCCATTGTCCGTAGGGTCTAAATAGTGGTAAACGTAAAAACACATCACATGGAAGAGGTGACGATGAGCTTGCTTGTGCGGTTTCTTTGTCCTTGGAGGTAGCTTTATAAGATGAGTGTGGATTTTGTATCTAGGGTTTCTGGCGTCCCCATTAGCAAGTTCAGCATGTTGCAATGTTtaaaaaattcatcaaaaattcatatATGTAGTACGCATAAAGTTAGGTAAACCTGGAAAAATCCAGTTTCAATTCATCCTAAATGCCAAGAAACAAAATAGACAAGCAGTCAATCTGGCATTGTTCATCATGTGTGAACAATACCCCTTGTGTTTTTTGAATCTTAGTATTAGAGATTAATTCTAAATTAAGTTTTTGCAGGTTTACTTATCTTTATGTGTAGTACATACATGAGTTTTTATGGAATTTTTGAACCATTGCAACATGTATTAATTGTATTTTCACCAAAGGGGACGTCGGATCCCCTGGTGTCTAACCAATTTCCCTTATAAGATATAGCTATGTGTTTTTATTCATTTGTCTATCCTTATTACGTTTTTTTACTGTGACTTATCAGACAGTGGAGCGAGAGAGAGCTCTGCGCCAAGAAGGAATTCATGTAGCAGATCATTCTCCTGACTTATCTGATAAGGAGGACATTGAAGGAGCAAGTGGGATAGTTGCAAGGTGAATATCAAATGTTGCTAGCTACCTTCCTTAAgtcagatatatatatattttaatttgtatAACAGCGGTAGCCCTAaagcatatatttttgtaatccCCAGAACAGTGGTAGTATGTGAAGACTTGTATGTTCGgttattcataattaattaattgctctttttccatttttttgtCAGTCTTGAGTTTTTGTTTTATGGTTTCATTTGCATAGAAGCAATGCAGCCTTGCAGGCTACCATATTCTTTTACTGTTTTGATGTGTCATTTTGAAGTCATTTTTATTAGCTAGCCATGTATGATCGATTCTGTCTAGCAGTGACTGATTCCTTATACATGTCCTTTCTTATTGGAGGCAAGGACTATCCACAGGGAAAGTTGGAACTTCTGAACAAACAGTAGATGAAGAGAACTTCCAAGAGGATATTGAAGATGCTGAGGAACAACCTTTAGTTAGGCATCGTTCTAGGCGCATCCGATATGGAAATACTGAGCCAGCGGAAGCAGTGGAAAGAGCTGACAATCCTCCCTCAAGTCCTCAGCCTAACATTCAAAATGATCGTCAGCATAATGGAGGTTTCCCTTCAGAAGAGGTATTTTGTTCCCATCATGGCTCTACTGAGCTATAATTTGTGTAAGTTGTAGTTTCTTACTTTCTTCACAACTCACCATGCTGTTATAATTTCATCGAAAAGTGGGGTGGCATTTCTTCGGAAGAGCATGACGAAGCTGTTATGCTTGAGGCTGCAATGTTTGGTGGGATTCCTGAAGGAGCAACATATCCATTTTCCTTCCCAACTCATGGAAGCTCATCTCACTATCCCCGAGTAGCACATCCTCCATCACCAACATTAACTGCACAACGGTTGTTAAGGGAACAGCAGGTATTGAACAGTACTCATCTGCTTGAGAGTATTACAGATACTGTATGTGACTCCTAATATTTTAATTTCAGGATGATGAGTATCTTGCTGCCCTCCAAGCTGATCGAGAAAAAGAGTTGAAAGCTGAGCAGGAGGCTGAACTCCGCAGACTAGAGGAAGTTGCTGCAAGAGAAGCTGCTGTTGAACATcagaagaaagaagaggaggagaagctaAAGAAACAGCTTGAGGAAGAGGTACTCGCACTTCACTTAATACTATCAAATTGACAGCTAACAGAATAAGATTGATAGATATTTATGCATTTATTGCACTTGGATAATTATATTGGCTCAAGAGCATACTGTTGATAAATTGCTGGTGGGATGGGTTAGTTTTTAGTAAGCTACGTACTTGCTAAATTATAGCACAAGTGTATATTCGCATGCCTGCGCTTATGGTCTGCctgatattataaaaattacTGTAGGGCTTAGTCAGTTATTGTCAGGACATTCTTCTCTGACTATCGCTGATGCTAAATTAGAGGACGACTGTGGCTATTGCTATTTTTACCATGAGCCTGTGACCATCTCTATCATTTATCAATCAAGGAAATGATAGGGCAGCTGGTTGATTTCTTTCTGCAGTTCATGCAAATGTTGTTAGATCTTTATTATCCAAGGTTTGTGTTATTCTATCATACAGaaatatattaattttattttcgtGATGTTTCTTGTGAAAATAGGAGTTTGAGTCAGAGCTTGCAGCCAAACAAGCATCACTACCAAAGGAGCCACTACCAAATGCTGAGGGGGCCGTCACACTGGTAGTTCGCATGCCTGATGGAAGTCGCCGAGGCCGGCCCTTTCTCAAATCTGACAAGCTTCAGGTAAACCTTTTTCAGTTGCCATAATCCCTAATGATACTGTTCATTATACCTGCTTCTAACTTTCTGAAATTTGTGCAGTTTCTTTTTGATTTCATAGACATCAGCAGGACTTTTAAACCAGGAACTTATAGACTGGTAATTCTCAACCACTTCTTTCGATGGTACTGTATATTTGCAGAAGAAATTCTATTGATAAAGATCAATGCATCTACAATCGATAATATGGTAAACTGGATAGGTTATGAGCTCCAGCTGCTTATTCACACTAGCACTAAGAAAATAAAGAGACACTGCATACTTTTGCAGCATATTTTATTTTGGGAAGTTCACATTGCTATTACACGATTGCTCTACTTTTGAACAATGCCGCCTCTTGCTTCTTGAAATTTAAATTCTTGTATTGAGCCATTTCGAATAATCTATGTGGCTTTAGTGGACAGTCATGTTAATTCTTGTTTATCTTCCACACATGTTTTTATGGGCTTGTAGTGTCAACTGCTCTGGTGGATGTCAAGTAGTCAGGTCACTCAAGAAGACTACACACTAGAAGGGAAAACACCAGCGATTTTTGCTTTCTTTACTGTCAGACTTGAATGCTGTAGACTGGCCAATGCATTTTAGCTGGTCGGTTATTGTTGTTTTCCAGTACTGAGTGATGCCACTTTGCCTTGTCCAGAGGACATATGCAATCTCTAGTTCCACATAATTGCTTGACTGCTTCTGACTCATCTTATAATCATTaccaattttgttttaattggAAATGTGCAGGTTAGGTCTTATCCCAggcgtgctttcactgctgggGAGAGTCAGATGTCTTTGGGTGATCTGGGCCTCACTAGCAAGCAGGAAGCTCTGTTCCTAGAACAAATTTCAGGATAGAGTATAAGGATTTAGTTATGGTTAAGTATAACATATACTTTTTAAATTAGACCTGGCGTTTGTTCATGAAAAAACTAAAGTGCCATCTTTTGTGCTGTGAAACGCTCAAATCTGCCTTTTGTTCGTTCTCAGTTTGTGTGGCATAGTCTCATACCCACTTTGAACGTGCAGTCAGAATGTATATACAATTCTACCTTCAGGCCAACCATAATTCTTTAATCTTAGTTCACATATGTTTGCTGGTTACAATTGGTTTAGATCATCAATATTCGACTGCCGGGTTTGTATTTTGACGTAATGTTATAGTGCTTTCTGAGATATAAGTGCGAATGCTCTGATCTCACAGCTCATTGTGATTTACTACCAGTTTGCCACTCAACTCTTGCAGTTGCAGTGAACAGTATGGCTTGCACCACGCAGGCGCACAGATTATTTATGCTAAGACTGGAGTACTCACTTCGCCTGTGTTTTACTCAGTAATCGCTACTAGCAAGTTTTAATTGACGTCCTTCGTATCAGTTGCCATCAACATCCAGTTTGTCAGCATTCATAATTTAGGGAATAGAAATAGCTAAATGAGGCAGATATCGAAGGAAAACAAAAGTACACAATGCAAAGTTGCATGTGCCAAACGTACTATAGCATTCAACCATTAGATCATGCATGGTTTCACTTATTTTTCACCAAAAAGTAAAGATGACGGTGCAGGACCAGATCAGGTAACGCCGGCGGTCAGGCGAAGAGCTGGACCTCGAATCCTCGATTGCTCCCGCCGTGGAGCACATCTTATTCCTCTTCATTTGCATTGCAGAGCTACCCTGCCAGTGCCAGCTCGAGGCGAGCCTCAAGCAGCTGCACAAACAGAAAACACGACCGATAAGAGCACACCGATTAAGCTTGGCAGTGGAGTGAAGCTTAACAGCGTACTACACAGAGATGAACTTGTTGTGGCCTTACAGCAGTTGACTTGGCCGAGGTTGCACCGGGAGGGCAGGCTGTTGATGATGCCCATGGTGCTGCAGGCGCAGTCGTGCGAGACGCCGCTCAGCGCGCTGCAGCAGTCCGGGCTGGGGTCCGGCGCGCCTGGCACCAGGTACGCGCGGCACGCCAGGAGACGGTTCAGCTGCGGCACGCACTCCCCGCCGCCCTGCGCCTCCGCGCCGCGCAGCGTCGGCCCGTAGCCGCCGCCTAGTACCAGCAGGACGAGGCAcgcggcgacgagcgcgctgGGCTTGGCCGCGTCTGACGCCATTGCTACCTGCCGATCGAGCGCACTCCGAGTGTTTCCGGTGTTGTGGCGTCTTgctcttctgctgctgctgtacaTGGGATGCTGCCAAGTGCAGTGCTATTTGTAGCTGCAATTGTGAAACGGAGGAGGGCGGCGAGCTTTGCATGGCTCACCTAAGGAGCAGGCGGCGCTTGTGCCAGGGAGGAGCGAGCGCTGCAGTTGTGTGACAGTGTGAGCCGGCCACCGAACATGACGAACGCGCGCGGCGTCACGTTGCTTGAGCTCTTCCTTTGTTGCTATTCGTTCGTCTCAGCCGGGGCTGGCGAGGGAAGATCAGGCAGGCGC contains:
- the LOC133899174 gene encoding non-specific lipid-transfer protein C4-like, which codes for MASDAAKPSALVAACLVLLVLGGGYGPTLRGAEAQGGGECVPQLNRLLACRAYLVPGAPDPSPDCCSALSGVSHDCACSTMGIINSLPSRCNLGQVNCSA
- the LOC133899172 gene encoding plant UBX domain-containing protein 8-like, translated to MARPSQEAIDTFVSITGADEAAAVRELEEHGGDLNEAVNAYFNEGDRTNTRINQNPVPASHYDDMDIDEPLFTRTFFPGNLGNPFALLDPNFVDRAAAGIFGGGPRVTHPREVRQIPIEVKDNNTQTGSSGQGPVIEDVTGRESLYGPEVHGTVIVEDDEDLPSAPSAHDPNIPSNISRPNHSVPSAPPLVDVSDYNNDIEEEMIRAAIEASKREAEGMAHTVERERALRQEGIHVADHSPDLSDKEDIEGASGIVARQGLSTGKVGTSEQTVDEENFQEDIEDAEEQPLVRHRSRRIRYGNTEPAEAVERADNPPSSPQPNIQNDRQHNGGFPSEEWGGISSEEHDEAVMLEAAMFGGIPEGATYPFSFPTHGSSSHYPRVAHPPSPTLTAQRLLREQQDDEYLAALQADREKELKAEQEAELRRLEEVAAREAAVEHQKKEEEEKLKKQLEEEEFESELAAKQASLPKEPLPNAEGAVTLVVRMPDGSRRGRPFLKSDKLQFLFDFIDISRTFKPGTYRLVRSYPRRAFTAGESQMSLGDLGLTSKQEALFLEQISG
- the LOC133899173 gene encoding RHOMBOID-like protein 2, producing the protein MASGGEGKGAAYQRYAASYGGYGAAEEERRWWPWLVPTVLVACVAVFAAEMFVNDCPRHGSTLGGGAGCVAAGFLRRFAFQPLRENPLLGPSSATLEKMGALNWAKVVHEHQGWRLISCIWLHAGLVHLIVNMLSLLFIGIRLEQQFGFVRIGIIYLVSGFGGSVLSALFLRSNYISVGASGALFGLLGSMLSELIMNWTIYSNKAAAIITLLFIVAINLAIGILPHADNFAHIGGFASGFLLGFVLLARPHFGWMERNELPQTNQPPKYKLYQYVLWVAALLLLLVGFVIILVMLFKGKNGNDNCHWCQYLNCVPTSRWKCTT